A DNA window from Setaria viridis chromosome 2, Setaria_viridis_v4.0, whole genome shotgun sequence contains the following coding sequences:
- the LOC117846551 gene encoding probable cysteine protease RD19D, translating to MDDACHRATPPKNLATMAAAAKLVAALVLLLPLAGSSDYDGFIRQVTDGGGSRASRPGLLPEAQFAAFVRRHGRRYSGPEEYARRLRVFAANLARAAAHQALDPSARHGVTPFSDLTREEFEARLTGVRHGGDAQRLVHGSVPAAAPATEEEVARLPASFDWRDRGAVTGVKTQGACGSCWAFSTTGAVEGANFLATGKLLDLSEQQLVDCDHKCSAVARNECDNGCGGGLMTNAYAYLMESGGLMEQRAYPYTGAAGHCRFDPSRAAVRVANFTAVPAGDEGQIRAALVRHGPLAVGLNAAFMQTYVGGVSCPLICPRAWVNHGVLLVGYGARGFAALRLGYRPYWVIKNSWGEQWGEKGYYRLCRGSNVCGVDTMVSAVAVAPPQVNS from the coding sequence ATGGACGACGCGTGCCACAGAGCTACCCCGCCCAAGAATCTCGCCACCATGGCTGCCGCTGCCAAGCTTGTCGCCGCCCTCGTCCTGCTCCTGCCACTCGCCGGCTCGTCCGACTACGACGGCTTCATCCGGCAGGTGACCGACGGTGGCGGCTCCCGAGCCAGCAGGCCGGGGCTGCTCCCGGAGGCGCAGTTCGCGGCGTTCGTGCGGCGGCACGGGCGACGCTACTCCGGGCCCGAGGAGTACGCGCGGCGGCTGCGCGTGTTCGCGGCGaacctcgcccgcgccgcggcgcacCAGGCGCTGGACCCCTCGGCGCGGCACGGGGTCACGCCCTTCTCCGACCTCACGCGGGAGGAGTTCGAGGCGCGCCTCACGGGCGTCCGCCACGGCGGCGATGCCCAGCGGCTCGTGCACGGGAGcgtgcccgccgcggcgccggcgacagaggaggaggtggcacgGCTTCCCGCCAGCTTCGACTGGCGCGACAGGGGCGCCGTCACCGGCGTCAAGACGCAGGGCGCGTGCGGGTCGTGCTGGGCGTTCAGCACGACGGGCGCCGTGGAGGGCGCcaacttcctcgccaccggaaAGCTCCTCGACCTCAGCGAGCAGCAGCTCGTCGACTGTGACCACAAGTGCAGCGCGGTGGCGCGGAACGAGTGCGAcaacggctgcggcggcgggctgaTGACGAACGCGTACGCGTACCTGATGGAGTCCGGCGGGCTGATGGAGCAGCGCGCGTACCCGTACACGGGCGCGGCGGGGCACTGCCGCTTCGACCCGTCCAGGGCCGCCGTCCGTGTGGCCAACTTCACCGCCGttcccgccggcgacgagggtcAGATCCGGGCGGCGCTCGTCCGCCACGGCCCGCTGGCGGTGGGGCTGAACGCGGCGTTCATGCAGACGTACGTGGGCGGGGTGTCGTGCCCGCTCATCTGCCCGCGGGCCTGGGTCAACCACGGCGTGCTCCTCGTCGGCTACGGCGCGCGAGGGTTCGCGGCTCTGCGTCTGGGCTACCGCCCCTACTGGGTCATCAAGAACTCGTGGGGGGAGCAGTGGGGGGAGAAAGGGTACTACCGCCTCTGCCGCGGCAGCAACGTCTGCGGCGTCGACACCATggtctccgccgtcgccgtcgcgccgccacaAGTGAATTCTTAA
- the LOC117842711 gene encoding F-box protein At2g26160 produces the protein MAEAWQPSSWSEIPRDLAGMVLRLLPAYADRARFAAVCPQWRAAARQLPLPPPLPLLALPDGTFYSLPYGKPFRFPGFGCVGYKGAAFGSWLVFPRDNGCFLFDPFAGATVKLPALSCVRLRPPNAADKYVKYQDHVTPNGKHYITWMDIRDAEYVPTLTKLIVCSPNLVAAFVGTGQISQILMCQPGASSWSVRAYDPCHMFEDMAFYQGKLYALADDENLLVINISQDPSTGDPQVSRIGQVIKGDPDPLFDAWFPDDTTGSKKLYLVESRGALLMVRRKVCCRMVDDTIVAGRISEFEVFEADFEHSRWVNVTTLGVDHILFLGRSCSRAVSASQYGMSSDQIFFLDDVTENAVHYSFDEENTSVNVYDMRDGEISSPLPMVWKHEMILATWLFPRD, from the coding sequence ATGGCCGAGGCCTGGCAGCCGTCGTCGTGGTCAGAGATCCCGCGGGACCTGGCCGGCAtggtgctccgcctcctcccggcctACGCGGACCGCGCCCGCTTCGCCGCCGTGTGCCCGCAGTGGCGTGCCGCCGCGCGGCAGCTccccctgcctccgccgctgcctctgCTCGCGCTCCCCGACGGCACCTTCTACAGCCTCCCCTACGGCAAGCCGTTCCGTTTCCCTGGCTTTGGCTGCGTCGGCTACAAGGGCGCCGCCTTTGGCAGCTGGCTCGTCTTCCCACGGGACAACGGCTGCTTCTTGTTCGACCCTTTCGCCGGGGCCACCGTGAAGCTCCCTGCTCTGTCTTGCGTCCGGCTCCGTCCACCAAATGCAGCTGATAAATATGTGAAGTATCAGGACCATGTTACACCAAATGGTAAACATTACATTACGTGGATGGATATCAGGGACGCCGAGTATGTGCCCACATTAACCAAGCTGATCGTGTGCTCGCCGAACCTCGTCGCAGCATTTGTTGGCACTGGACAAATAAGTCAGATTCTAATGTGCCAGCCAGGGGCTTCCTCATGGTCTGTACGTGCGTATGATCCATGTCACATGTTTGAAGACATGGCTTTCTATCAGGGAAAGCTCTACGCCCTTGCTGATGATGAAAACCTCCTTGTCATCAACATCAGCCAAGATCCAAGCACCGGCGACCCACAGGTCTCTCGAATTGGACAGGTCATCAAGGGTGATCCTGACCCTTTGTTTGACGCTTGGTTCCCAGATGACACTACGGGCAGCAAGAAGCTCTACCTAGTTGAATCACGTGGTGCACTGCTGATGGTACGCAGGAAGGTTTGCTGCAGAATGGTAGATGACACGATTGTTGCTGGACGGATTAGTGAGTTTGAGGTGTTTGAGGCTGACTTCGAGCACTCACGGTGGGTGAATGTGACAACTCTTGGGGTTGACCACATTCTTTTCCTCGGACGATCATGCTCCAGGGCTGTGTCCGCGTCTCAGTATGGGATGTCCAGCGACCAAATCTTCTTCTTAGATGATGTAACGGAGAATGCTGTGCACTACTCCTTTGATGAGGAGAACACTTCTGTCAATGTCTATGACATGAGGGATGGCGAGATCTCCTCTCCTTTGCCGATGGTCTGGAAGCATGAGATGATTCTTGCGACATGGCTGTTCCCTCGGGACTAA